Proteins from one Telopea speciosissima isolate NSW1024214 ecotype Mountain lineage chromosome 1, Tspe_v1, whole genome shotgun sequence genomic window:
- the LOC122654651 gene encoding signal peptide peptidase-like 4, with amino-acid sequence MDLQILLRAVSFAALLVFVSLPYSVYAGDIVQEDDQAPSQPGCNNNFVLVKVQTLVDGIQGSEFVGVGARFGTTMESKEKHANQTKLILADPPDCCSTLKNKLSGEVILVERGKCKFTKKANVAQAAGASAILIINYKTGNTPSFLLSCLIGFIFWRY; translated from the exons ATGGATTTACAGATACTCTTACGGGCAGTTTCTTTTGCTGCCCTGCTTGTATTTGTTAGTCTTCCTTATTCGGTGTATGCGGGGGACATCGTACAAGAAGACGATCAGGCTCCGAGTCAGCCTGGTTGTAACAACAACTTCGTTCTG GTTAAAGTCCAAACTTTGGTGGATGGTATACAAGGCAGTGAGTTTGTAGGTGTTGGTGCTCGATTCGGCACCACCATGGAGTCAAAGGAGAAGCATGCAAATCAAACTAAGCTTATCCTTGCGGATCCTCCTGATTGTTGCAGCACACTTAAGAATAAG CTTTCTGGAGAAGTCATCCTGGTTGAACGAGGTAAATGCAAGTTCACAAAAAAGGCAAATGTTGCACAAGCTGCTGGTGCTTCAGCAATCCTAATTATAAATTATAAGACAGGTAACACCCCGTCCTTTCTTCTATCTTGCTTAATTGGGTTTATTTTTTGGAGGTACTGA